The nucleotide window CAGGTATTTTTTTTATATGTTAAATAGTCAGTTACAAAACAGAGTTTTACATCTAAAAGTATTTAATTGTTCTGATGTCTTATTATCATATTTAGAGGTTTTGCCTTTATGCTATTTCGCCTTTTTTATTTCCTAAACCCCTCTGGGAATCATAATCTTCTTCGGATCATTCTCATCATACATAATCTCAATAGTTCCCTGTTTAGGAATGGAAGAGAGCTTTAGAAAGCTGACAATTTTCTTATATACCGCAATATGTTCAGTTCCTCTGAAATCTTTAAAACTTACCTGAAACATGATTTGTGGCTGATTATTAACAAGAAGACCTGTCTCACTTACACTGATGATATTGGCTTCAGCATTTCTTCCTGAAAAAAGAATGCGTTCTTCTTTTGTATTTTTTAAAAGCCTGCCAAAAATCAACTGATAAACCAAGACATATATAATGGTCATCACCCCGCTGAAAAGAATCGGGTGCATGAATGTCAGAAACCTCCAGCCAAAATCAAAGGACTCTCTCCAATAGAAATAAGAGTATAAGCCAATGACATAAGAAATTAGTAATACAAGAAATACGATTCTTAACATCATTCCGGATGTGTTGAATCCCACTTTCTGATCGCTTAAAATAAAGTAAGGTTCCTTTGATGCCTGAGGATTCAGCAGTACTTTTACTTTGTTTCCTGCATCAAATCTTTTTTCGTATGGTTTAGAATCATGAAACATCGTTTTATGTTCTATCACCGTATTGCTGAGATTGGGAAATGAAAGCGTAACCTGAATGAGGTTCATGTTTTTCTTAGCAATGTATTTGAGGAGTTTGTAATCAATGATTTTGGCTTCTCTTGGAATTCCGTTCCGAAGAATAGACTTTATCGTATTTTTCTCTTTAAAAGTTGTAATGAAAAGCTTATTGATAAAGAAAATGATCACATATCCCCATATTAACAAAGAAAAACCGAGATACCCATAGCTTACCGCTAATGAATTTCTCGGTTCTGTTGCCAGCTCCTCATTCAACATATACAATAAAATAGGAAAAGGAGCGCAGAAAAAAAAGAGAAAGATTCCCCAGAAAATAATCAGAAATTTCATAGCTGTTATTTTGTAATCAGCAATAAAGTTATGATATTATTATGGAACCGGAGACTTCTTTTTTATACTTCTTTTTCGAAATAAAGTCTGTAATATTTTCCTTTATCATCCTCACCCATTTCGATTTTCTGCCGGTCTCCGTGGATGTAGATATGGAAGTTTTTATCTAATTTGATAATACTTTTAAAGTGTCTCTGTGTCTTTTTCACCGCAGCTTCACTGATTGGGAATTCCTCGGCAATATTCACCTGCATATCCTGTTCGTAATCTGTTTTAAAGTTCACAAAACTTTCAATTACATGCTCATCACCCAGTACTTCATTAGCAAACTCGTCCAGCTTAAATTCTTCTTTTTCCTTAAAGAAATTGATGGATTTATTCAGGAAATCTGCCTGGTCTGCTTTGGAAACTTCAAATTCCTGAGGAAGTTGTTTGGTGATATAATCTTTATACACCATCAAAGCTTCCTGCGTGTGGAAATATTCATCATCACGCTGTTTTACTTTCAGGAAATCTTCGAACCAGTAATACATATCCCCGTTTTTGTTGTTGTCAACCACAGAAAGTACATATCCGGTTTCTTTATTATTGTTGTAGATCAAAGCCGCTTTATCAATTTTGGATAAACCGATACCCTGATCTTTTTCAATATCAAATGTTTCTTCTGCAGGATTTATTTTCAGGAAAGATTCTCTCTTCTCTGTTTTAAAGATCCCGATTTTATCCACTTTGTCAGGACGATCACTTTCATCTTCAAAAAGTACGATGAAAAGCTCACCACTCTGAACCCTTGGGTTTTCTGCAGCTTCAAAAAGATGTTTGGCAATGTTCTCAGATTCCCAGATAAATTTGGATTTATCATCAAAAATTTCGGAAACAGCACTGTAAACCGGATTATTCACCAGATAGGTGTCACTGTAAAAATGAAAAGTTTCTTCCGATTTGAAGGATCCTAAAAAGTAATCTTCAAGCAACTCTGCCATTCCTTCTTCCAGTTTCAATTCTTCCTGGGAAAGTGTCAGGGAATCTCCGTTAATCTTATTTCCGACTCTGTGTACTATTATTTTTGAAAACATTTTTCTGAATATTTGGACTGCAAAGATATTCATTCTTATCCTTTCTGCGAAACTTAAAAAATGTCATTTTGTAGTACTCTCTTTTGACCACCCCGTCAAAAATTCTTTGAATTTCAGCCACCCCTCCAAGGGAGAGGAATGATCAGTAGGTCATTTGTTATGGCAGGTAACATAGTCTTTTGCCTTGCACTTTTCCAAATTGATAAAAACCTTATCATTTTGACACGCTTTTTTGTTTAAAGAATCTGACAATAAAACCACAAAACACTAACTATCAACAAGTTTATTACATTTTATTTTCAACGGAATACCATTGGCATCATGATTTTAAAACATAGAAAAATGGACTTAAAGACTTTAAACAGACTCGACAAGCTCAGAAGATTAAAAAGCAAAGGCCCGGAAACTCCCAAATGGCTGAAACCTTATCATCTGCTCTTTTTTGCTTTTTTAACCGTTTTCATCTTTGGTGCCATCATCAAAATGCTTGAACACAATCCAAATTAAAATATCATATTATGAACTATTTACAGGCCGTAAAGGAAATCACTGATGTGGTTCCCGATTTTGAAAAAGAAGTAAAAGAAATTAAAATTCAAAACTCATACAGCATTATCCGCACCTTCACGGAACTCATTAAAAATATGATCCGCCAGAATGACAGAAATCTACTGTTCAGAAGTTTACAGAAAATGGACAAAATTTACATTGACGGAGATACGGTATTAAAGAATGCTATTGAGACCACTTTTATCTATTCTCTGGACAATTGTACTGCGTTCTGCAGTGAGGAATACAGAAAAGTGATTTTTAGTCACATTTCTGCCAACCTTCAGAAAGTATATTCAAGACAAATTTACAGTCACGGCATATAAAGGTTTTGTTACATTTTTTATCCGTTTCATTACAAAGTGTTTAAATTAAACAAAAATAAAAATAACTCACAATCAATAGATTATGAAAAATAAAATCAGAAGAATTTCAGACTGGAAAACCTGGGAAGCCACGACTAACAGACACAATGCAGAGATATTACTCACCCACATCGCTGTAATTGTAGGAGTATTTATTTTTGCAGCCTGCCTTTAAATTTTGGTATACATTTCGCTGCCATACAAAGTGTTTGAAAAATTCTTAATTATGATGAAAGTACAAATGCAAACTATTAATCAAAAAATAGCTGTTGAATACTTAAAATTTTTCTATCCGCCACTTCGCAATGAAATCACACAGTTGTCTGTACAGGACAATTTCGCCGGAATCATGCAGGCTACCGTGAATTATCTGAAAAACCTGCTGCAGGAATCGAAGATCAATATCATTGCCCATCATATCAAGCTGATGGACTGGCTTTACAGAAACGGGAATTCCTATGTAAGAACCATGATTGAAAATCTGTTTGTAAGATCTTTTGAAAGTTTCAAAAAACACGCAAAGATCCAGCACTGGAAACTTCTTTATCAATATATGCCTGTAAGTTTCCAGATCATTTATAATGAACAGCAGAAGCAGGATCAGATGTATTTTGGGAAATAATTAAAAAACAAAAAGGACGAAAACAATATTGTTTTCGTCCTTTTATATAAATTGAGTATCACAAGAAAATGATATCTTCTGGAAATTAATTTCTTTAAAGACTTATATTCTTTATTTCTTCACAAATACTTTCTCTATTGTCTGAGCTTCTTCTTTATTCAATTTTGAAGATTTTTCAATTTTGGAAATGAAAGTGGCTACTTCTTCCGGTGTTGCCGGTGAGCCCAGATTCTCTCCTTTGGCATCAAAAGAATCCGCCAGAACTTCACCCTTCGGATTGAGAATCAGCCAGAAAGGAAGTCCTGCATTTTCGCCATTATATTTATTCATCAGCTCTTGTCCGCCCGGATTTTCAAGGCTTTTTTTATCTCCTCTTTCCTGCACATCTATATATGCTGTAACAAACCTTTTGTCAAAAATAGGTTTGGTTTCAGGAAGATCCATATTCTTTTCCATCATCTTGCACCATTTGCACCATGAAGCATGGAATATCAGTAAAACATTTTTCTTACCAGCCTTAGCTTCCGTAATAGCTTTATTTACCACAACATCTGCTTTTTCCTGAGCTGTACCCCACTGAAATAACAACAGGGTTACAACGATAATAATTTTTGAATATTTCATTCTGAATTTGTTTAAGTCTACACGAATTTAGGTATTTAATCGTTCAATTATTTTATTTAACTTTAAATAGTTTATAAATAATGAGGAATAAATATTTTTATGGATTTTTAATCACCTTCAGTTGCATAGGGTGTAATGCCCAGATTTCTGATAAGGTAAAAAAACTGGCACAGCCTTTAGACAATATCTCATATGCAGAGTCACCTAATATTGGAGCTGGAGGTGAAGCAAGCAAGATTTATAATCAATTTAAAAAAGTTGCTAAGATAGCAAGTAATGATGAGCTCTACTATTATGCGATGAGTGGCAGCAATGCTTTAAGGGTTTATGCTGGTCAGGAATTATTTAAAAGAAATGATAAAAGATTCATAGAGGTTTATTCATTCTATTCTGACAATCCTTTAATCATGAAGTACACTCTAGGGTGCGTCGGAGAAAATAAAAATATTTCAGAGTTTTTGAAAGATGAAGTATATTCAGCTCAGGATTATATTTCATTGCGGGATCAGTTATTAAAAAATAAAGATAAGCAAGATGAAATATCAAAATTACAATTAAGCCAAATCAAGGATCATGGCTATGGCAAACTTACGGAAGAAAATGTAAATTCAATAAAAAAGCAGTTAGAAAAAATTGATAACGAAAAATCAAAATAAAATTTATCCGTTCAAGTTATATTCAACTTTTAACAGATCAAACAATGATTGAAATAAGAAAATACTCCAACCAGCCAGGATATCCTGAACCGCGACGGGTCATCAGATATACCTTATTCTGGTGCAGTCAGGGAAGTGCTGAAATCCTGATTGACGAAAATACTTTCACCCTGAAGACCGGTCAGACTGTAACCATTACATCAGGACAGTTTCATCAGCTAAAATCCGTTGAAGGAGAACTTACAGCTTTGGAATTTACCCTGGATTTTTTCTGTAAAAGTGACAGTGATATTGAGCTTATTTTCCACAACGGACTCTTCTGTCATTTCGGAATGAATGAAATGATCACTGTACGACATCCTTCATTTTTTACTGAAACCCTGAATACTATTGAAAAAGAGATTCAGGAACAGCCTTACCAATATCTGATCTCAACCCACTCATTGGTTGAATTGCTTCTGGTAGAAATCAACCGCAGTAAAATTGCCAATGGTGATGAAATCTGGAAACCGGATGCTTTATTCTTAAAATTCCTTGAAAGCGTAAGGGATCATTTTAAAAACAATTATCAGGTCTCTGATTTTGCTGATCTTTTAGGAACAACTGAAGCCAAGCTAAATGAGGTTTCAAAGCTTCACACCAATAAAACCGCACAGAATGTGATCTACAGCCTTACCATTTCTGAAGCCAAAAGACTTTTGATGTATGAAAAACTGACCGTAAAAGAAATTGCCTACCAACTTGGCTTTAATGATCCTTTTTATTTTTCGAATTTCTTTAAAAAACATACTTCACGCTCTCCCAAAGACTATCAGAAAACAGTAAAGGAAATTTAAAGCTACCATGGAGGTTTTTATCCCTTATAAAAAATTAACAGCTTTACAATAACTTCCAACTTCCTTCTCAAATATTACATGCTTTTCCCGGAATTGTCTATTCTTTCGGCAACGGCTTTTGCTGAACTTTGTACTGTAATTAAAACCAAAAAATTATACGTATGAAAACGCAACAGGATATGGCCGTTTTTCTATTAAGAATAGCTTTAGCTTTTGGATTTTTATCTGCAGTGGCAAGCAGACTTAATCTTTGGGGAGCCAAGTCTTCCGGCTGGAAAAAATTTGTAGAGTATACTGCTGAAACGAATTCGTTTTTACCTCAATCCTGGGCACCTGCTATTGCCGTATTGTCTACTACAGCTGAACTTTCAATAGGAATTCTTCTCCTTCTGGGATATCAGGTGAAAAAAACAGCTTTGTGCGCTTCTATTCTTACTTTATTATTCGCTGTTGCTATGAGTATTTCTTATGGCATTAAAGAACCTCTGGATTATTCGGTTTTTGCATTCAGTGCCGGAGCATTTCTATTGAGTACTTTTTCCAGATACGTATGGAGCTTAGATCAGTTTAACATCAATAACAATTAAAATTTATAAATCATGAACACCAACATCCACGATTACATCGTAAAAACAGAGCAGAAAGAATGGCAGCCTCTAATTGAAAAAGGAATTCATTATGAAGGTATTTTTGTAAAATCTTTAAAATTTGATCCTGAAAAAAACCGCTCCACCAGCATTCTTTTAAAATTTGAACCTGGAGCCAGCTATCCTTATCACAATCACCCTGCCGGAGAAGAACTTTTTATCATGGAAGGCAATGCCGATATTGCAGGCGCCCGGCTTGAAAAAGGAGATTACCTGTATACTCCGCCTAATTTTAAACATTCTGTGAAATCCGAACAAGGCTGTACCATTCTTTTTGTGGTCCCGGAAGAAGTGGAAATTCTTTAAGACAATAACAAAACCACAGTAACTTTTACTGTGGTTTTTTATAATTTTAAATAAAATATGTGTATACAATTTTCATTACTATGTAATCATCGAAGTCTGTATATTAGCAGGATATTATTTATAGTCTTCTATAGATGACTGGAACCTTTACTATTTTTGATACAGTTGTTATCATGGGTGTCATACAGGGAATAGCTGCGGCAATAGCTACCGGGCTTTATTCATCTCATACACCGGGTAAAAAATATTATCCGCTATATTGATTATCCTTGCTTTTCTGAATATTAAAATATTATTGCATACATTGGGATTGTGGCAATACGCCGGTCTTCATTATTTTCCTCTGGCAATCGATACCCTTATCCAACCTTTATTTTATTTGTATACCTGCTCCCTCACAGAAAAAAACTTTTCATTGAAACGCAGACAATGGCTGCATTTTGCTCCTGCTTTGGTATTTCAGTTTCATGCGGTAATTGTATATATTATCAGTCTTATGCAGCCTTATGTACAAGCAATGGATTTTATCGCTGAAAAGTACCTGTTTTATAATGCTTTAAAGTGGATGGAAGACGTTTTTGCCCTTTGCTCTGCTGTCATTTACTGGTACTTAAGTTTTCAGAAGATACAAAAATACAGGCAATGGCTTTTTACCAGCCAATCTGCAACTCAGTACCAGGAGCTTACATGGCTTCGGAATCTTCTTATCGGAACCGGAATACTCGTCCTTGTGCTGCTTTTATCTTCTGTATCCTCAAATATTTTACAGCTTGACAATTCATTTCTCTATCTGAAAATATTTTATGGATACCTTACCCTGCTGATTTATTTTCTATCTTTTCAGGGATACCGCAATATGCTGACCGCTGAAGTACAAATCATCCGGATTCCAGACGATAAAATTCATCAGGTCCAAACTGAACAGCCTAAGGTTACAGATACCAACATAAAAATTCCTGTTAACAAAGAAAATGTTTCTGCTATTCAATCAGCATTATCGGAACTTATGGAAAAAGAGCTTGCTTTTATGGAACCAGAATTAAACCTGAAGGATATAGCAAAAAGGATTGGATTTCCTGAAGGCCAGGTTTCTGCTGCCATTAATGCTCAATTTAATATGAATTTCAGAAGCTGGGTAAACAGCTATCGGGTGGAAGAGGTAAAGAAAAGACTGAACAATCCGGAATACAGACATCTCAGCCTTACAGGTATTGCTTTTGAATGCGGCTTTAACTCTGAAGCCAGTTTCTATAGAATTTTCAGGAAACATACCGGACTTTCTCCCAAAACATATCTGCAATCTGTAAAATGACAGTATTTTAATTACTCTCAAAACCTGTTTTGAGTGGGCTAGGGTTTCCAGATAGTGTTTATTTGTTGCATAAAATTTTACTTATGAAGCTTATCAACTTACTATCCGTTATCTTTTTACTGGCTGGGAATAGTAGCTATTCTCAGATTAGCGAGAATCAGGTCCCTGCACAAAGACCTCTTGCAATTGAAGCTCCTTTCCTATTGGAAACCAACTGGGATCAATGGGGAATATATGCAAAATACGCCCCTGAAAAACAAGTATTGGGATGCTGGAGTACTGCATTGGCACAAATCCTTTATTATCATCACTTAAAACCATATGGTACAGTTTCCTACAGCTGTTCCAAAGGATATGTCATTAAAGAGGATTTATCGGATTATTCCCCGGAATGGAAGAATTTTGCAGCGGATATCGGTGATAAAAGCAAGCCTGAAACTATAGACGCCGTATCCTATTATTCTTATCTTACCGCTATAGCTGTCCGAAAGGATTTCGGAACTTCTAAATACCTGGAAATGATCAATCCTGCTCCTCAAGTCGAAAAACATTTTGCATGTAAAGCTATTTTTTATGGAAGTTTTACCGGTGAAGTTCCTTTTTCACAGGAGCATATGATGCACATTGCTGAAAAAGAGGATATCAAACATTTAATTGATAGAGACAGCATCATTGTATTGATTAAAAAAGAGATCGGTCAGAAAAGACCTGTTTATTTTCACATGGGGAACTTTACTACCTATGGACATTCGACAGTCATAGACGGATTTCTGGAAAAAAATAATATCTTTTATGTACACATTAATTACGGTGCGGGAGGTTTCCGTACAGGCTGGTATGATTTATTCCGACCCATTGACGTAGAAGATGATATCCGTTTGCGTGCTTTTGTTACTATAGAGCCAATACAGAAATAATTCAGATAATGATTTTAATAAAAAACTCTTCCAGTCGGAAGAGTTTTTATGACTTAGGCAGCACCGGAGGGTGCATTTTGTATTTGTAACTGTTCAGAGTTTTCAAAAATGCTACGATATCAAAAACTTCGTCATCTGTCAGATTCAGCTTTTGTATCATTCCTGACTTGTGGGGAAATTTAGAATCATTAAGCTGGCTTTCTTTTGGAATTTCTTTTATCATTCCCGCATTGTACGTCATAACAACGTTCGCCAGTTCAGGGAAAAGTCCGTTATGCATGTAAGGTTTGTTATGAGAAACTTCTCTCAACGCAGGTGTTTTGAATTTTCCTATATCTTCATTTTTTTTAGTCACTAAATATCTTCCAAGATCTTCATATTGCATTCCATAATAAGTTAACCCAAGATTGTGAAATTTTTGATCAGAGAAGTACGGTGTATTGTGACAATTGATACAATTTGCTTTGGTCCGAAATAAATGAAGACCGTTGATTTCAGAATCTGTTAAAGCATCTTTCTTCCCTGTAACAAATTGATCAAATTTTGAAGGCGGACTTACCAGAGAACGTTCGAATGTAGCAATAGCCTTTGTAATTTTCTCCTCTGTCACTTCGCCATTTCCAAAAGCTTTCACAAAATAAGGTTTATATTCATCAATCTTACTGATGTTTTTTGCTGCCATCGACATATGAAGATTCATCTCTACCGGGTTTTCAATAGGTGCTTTCACCTGCTCTTCCAGAGTTGCGGCACGGCCATCCCAAAAGAATGATTTGGCATATCCTATGTTGATCAAAGAAGGTGCATTTCTGGTCCCGGCCTGCTTATTGTGCCCAATAGAAACCCTGCTTCCGTCTGACCATCCTGTTTCCGGATTATGGCAGCTTGCACAGGAAATTTGTCCGCTTCCTGACAATCTCGGATCAAAAAATAACATTTTTCCCAGTTCCATTTTATCTTCAGAATAGGGATTATCTTCAGGAAAACTCATCTCAGGCAAAGGCCCGATATCCTGAAAACCTTCTTTAGCTTCATCAAATAAATGAGGAACCGGCCACTTACTCTGATCTCCGCTGCTGTACAATGTACGAAGCTCTTCCACAGTATATCCTGTAGGGTCATTAGAAGTATAACTTAGTAAGCATATGATTCCGGCAAGTGCCAGAAAAGCAATATATCTTTCTTTCATTTATTTCAATAAAATACTGAACTGTACAAAGATAGCTTTATTAACATGCTGATTGCAAAAGTTTTCACCACTACCCTGTAAAAATATCAGATAAAAGGTCTTACATTACAGCTATAATGTCTGAAAAACATTCTGAAAGTTAAATGCATAGGAAGTGGGACCATGCTGCTGTAAATATTCTAAGCGCTTCAATGCTTCTTCTATATCCGGATATTCATCATTTTTAATCCACCACAGTGCATAGTAAGCTTTTCCATATTTTTGAAACCATTCTTTTCTTCTTCTCAGAAACTCAACGTGAAATGTTTTATAAGTAAAATGTTCAAGCGATTCTATATTTCTCCATACGGATAAATTGATGATAACCTGCTCATCGTTTAATGGATTAAAGCTTGTAGCATTGTTTTCTTCATCTTTTAGTCTCCATATAAATCCATCACTTTCCTCTGCTAACTGGTTTACCGAATCAAGATGGTTTACAAACTCTTCCATTATGGGATCTTCAATGTTGGCTCCGATCATTCTGGCAACATTAATTTGTGCTAACTTGTACATTTTTCTATTTTTATTATTCTGATTAATATTGTGTAAAAATAAATTTTGCACGATTAGCATGAAATAACTATCCATATAGATACTATTAAAAAAATGAAAAAAGAATGTGAGACGTCTTATATCAATGTTGATGAAAAATCTTATCCATGTGCTGTAAGTTTTGTGATGGATCTTATTGGGGGAAGATGGAAAGGAGTTATTCTCTGCCACTTAAAAAATGGAGATAAAAGGTTTGGTGAGCTCAAAAAAGAGCTTTCTTTTATTACAGAAACAACTTTAAGTATTCAGTTGAGGCAATTGGAAAGAGATCAGCTGATAACACGAACGGTATTTGGAACAAAGCCTCCGGTAAAAGTTGTATATAGTCTTTCAGATTTGGGTCTTTCATTTATTCCATTATTAAATCATATCAATGATTGGGGTAAAATGATTCTGGAAGATAAAAAAGATATATAAACTGTAGCCCTACTCAAAGCAGGATTAATAAAATTCCATCAAATTCCAAAAAAGTTATCATATTATCTACCTGAATATTAGATTTAACATAATAAAATCATTCATTATCCATTAGAGTTAATTGAAAAATAATTCTATATTTGTTATGTAATAATAAAATTAATAATCCATGAAAAAAATTTTAATTGCGGCACTATTTGTTGCCGGAACCACTTTAGTTTTCGCTAAAGACGATGTACAAAAACATGAAGTAAAAACTACTACAACAAAAGTTGAGCAGAATTCAACATCACCTCAACTTGATTCCAATGAAAAACCACAAAGTTTTGTCGCAGAATGTAAAGATGTTACGATTGCTACTACAAAAGTAGATGGAGAAACAGTAATCATTTCAACGTGTGAAACTACTTATCCTTGTGAAAGTGGAGGAACAAATGTTTATGTAGTTAACGTGTAATTACACTCATCTATAAATAGACAAGAGGCTTATAGTCTCTTGTCTATTAAAAATAATTTCATGAAAAAACATTTTATAATTTTCGTACTGATCTTGTCCTCATTCATCTACGGCCAACAATCCATACAAGTTAC belongs to Chryseobacterium gleum and includes:
- a CDS encoding nucleoid-associated protein, whose translation is MFSKIIVHRVGNKINGDSLTLSQEELKLEEGMAELLEDYFLGSFKSEETFHFYSDTYLVNNPVYSAVSEIFDDKSKFIWESENIAKHLFEAAENPRVQSGELFIVLFEDESDRPDKVDKIGIFKTEKRESFLKINPAEETFDIEKDQGIGLSKIDKAALIYNNNKETGYVLSVVDNNKNGDMYYWFEDFLKVKQRDDEYFHTQEALMVYKDYITKQLPQEFEVSKADQADFLNKSINFFKEKEEFKLDEFANEVLGDEHVIESFVNFKTDYEQDMQVNIAEEFPISEAAVKKTQRHFKSIIKLDKNFHIYIHGDRQKIEMGEDDKGKYYRLYFEKEV
- a CDS encoding DUF7674 family protein, whose translation is MNYLQAVKEITDVVPDFEKEVKEIKIQNSYSIIRTFTELIKNMIRQNDRNLLFRSLQKMDKIYIDGDTVLKNAIETTFIYSLDNCTAFCSEEYRKVIFSHISANLQKVYSRQIYSHGI
- a CDS encoding DUF7674 family protein → MMKVQMQTINQKIAVEYLKFFYPPLRNEITQLSVQDNFAGIMQATVNYLKNLLQESKINIIAHHIKLMDWLYRNGNSYVRTMIENLFVRSFESFKKHAKIQHWKLLYQYMPVSFQIIYNEQQKQDQMYFGK
- a CDS encoding thioredoxin family protein; the encoded protein is MKYSKIIIVVTLLLFQWGTAQEKADVVVNKAITEAKAGKKNVLLIFHASWCKWCKMMEKNMDLPETKPIFDKRFVTAYIDVQERGDKKSLENPGGQELMNKYNGENAGLPFWLILNPKGEVLADSFDAKGENLGSPATPEEVATFISKIEKSSKLNKEEAQTIEKVFVKK
- a CDS encoding AraC family transcriptional regulator — protein: MIEIRKYSNQPGYPEPRRVIRYTLFWCSQGSAEILIDENTFTLKTGQTVTITSGQFHQLKSVEGELTALEFTLDFFCKSDSDIELIFHNGLFCHFGMNEMITVRHPSFFTETLNTIEKEIQEQPYQYLISTHSLVELLLVEINRSKIANGDEIWKPDALFLKFLESVRDHFKNNYQVSDFADLLGTTEAKLNEVSKLHTNKTAQNVIYSLTISEAKRLLMYEKLTVKEIAYQLGFNDPFYFSNFFKKHTSRSPKDYQKTVKEI
- a CDS encoding DoxX family membrane protein, translating into MKTQQDMAVFLLRIALAFGFLSAVASRLNLWGAKSSGWKKFVEYTAETNSFLPQSWAPAIAVLSTTAELSIGILLLLGYQVKKTALCASILTLLFAVAMSISYGIKEPLDYSVFAFSAGAFLLSTFSRYVWSLDQFNINNN
- a CDS encoding cupin domain-containing protein, which gives rise to MNTNIHDYIVKTEQKEWQPLIEKGIHYEGIFVKSLKFDPEKNRSTSILLKFEPGASYPYHNHPAGEELFIMEGNADIAGARLEKGDYLYTPPNFKHSVKSEQGCTILFVVPEEVEIL
- a CDS encoding helix-turn-helix domain-containing protein; protein product: MKRRQWLHFAPALVFQFHAVIVYIISLMQPYVQAMDFIAEKYLFYNALKWMEDVFALCSAVIYWYLSFQKIQKYRQWLFTSQSATQYQELTWLRNLLIGTGILVLVLLLSSVSSNILQLDNSFLYLKIFYGYLTLLIYFLSFQGYRNMLTAEVQIIRIPDDKIHQVQTEQPKVTDTNIKIPVNKENVSAIQSALSELMEKELAFMEPELNLKDIAKRIGFPEGQVSAAINAQFNMNFRSWVNSYRVEEVKKRLNNPEYRHLSLTGIAFECGFNSEASFYRIFRKHTGLSPKTYLQSVK
- a CDS encoding C10 family peptidase, which codes for MKLINLLSVIFLLAGNSSYSQISENQVPAQRPLAIEAPFLLETNWDQWGIYAKYAPEKQVLGCWSTALAQILYYHHLKPYGTVSYSCSKGYVIKEDLSDYSPEWKNFAADIGDKSKPETIDAVSYYSYLTAIAVRKDFGTSKYLEMINPAPQVEKHFACKAIFYGSFTGEVPFSQEHMMHIAEKEDIKHLIDRDSIIVLIKKEIGQKRPVYFHMGNFTTYGHSTVIDGFLEKNNIFYVHINYGAGGFRTGWYDLFRPIDVEDDIRLRAFVTIEPIQK
- a CDS encoding cytochrome-c peroxidase; amino-acid sequence: MKERYIAFLALAGIICLLSYTSNDPTGYTVEELRTLYSSGDQSKWPVPHLFDEAKEGFQDIGPLPEMSFPEDNPYSEDKMELGKMLFFDPRLSGSGQISCASCHNPETGWSDGSRVSIGHNKQAGTRNAPSLINIGYAKSFFWDGRAATLEEQVKAPIENPVEMNLHMSMAAKNISKIDEYKPYFVKAFGNGEVTEEKITKAIATFERSLVSPPSKFDQFVTGKKDALTDSEINGLHLFRTKANCINCHNTPYFSDQKFHNLGLTYYGMQYEDLGRYLVTKKNEDIGKFKTPALREVSHNKPYMHNGLFPELANVVMTYNAGMIKEIPKESQLNDSKFPHKSGMIQKLNLTDDEVFDIVAFLKTLNSYKYKMHPPVLPKS
- a CDS encoding DUF3291 domain-containing protein, which translates into the protein MYKLAQINVARMIGANIEDPIMEEFVNHLDSVNQLAEESDGFIWRLKDEENNATSFNPLNDEQVIINLSVWRNIESLEHFTYKTFHVEFLRRRKEWFQKYGKAYYALWWIKNDEYPDIEEALKRLEYLQQHGPTSYAFNFQNVFQTL
- a CDS encoding winged helix-turn-helix transcriptional regulator, producing the protein MKKECETSYINVDEKSYPCAVSFVMDLIGGRWKGVILCHLKNGDKRFGELKKELSFITETTLSIQLRQLERDQLITRTVFGTKPPVKVVYSLSDLGLSFIPLLNHINDWGKMILEDKKDI